Proteins co-encoded in one Cupriavidus nantongensis genomic window:
- a CDS encoding GTP-binding protein: MADRLPVTVLSGLPGAGKTTLLNHLLAHGAGGRVGVLVCGAQHGQALAALPPGCEATLLPSGEPLLAEAARLAATDRFDALLVEADGLDEPLAIAEGFLFEAEHGAGPDAAVQPDTLVTVVDAATVLRDLNEAEFLADRGLAQDQDDDRTVAEVLVAQIEGCDVIVLNKADLVGAAELARLRAALQALNPRADIVAASFGKVPPGRVQGTGRFDFEAAAEGAGWLAALRGEAPAADAASGVSTLVYRRRRPFHPQRFADLIHTEWLREHGSVLRSKGLFWLASRMETAGDWNQSGGVCRHGGAGAWWAALDPAEWPVDAAERAEVEADMQDAGAPAPFGDRRQELVLIGLDLDHAALQARLDACLLSDAEMAAGVEAWAAYPDPFPAWVDDFDDDHDHGHDHSHGDDCDCGDPGHDHGHQGRNPHAH, from the coding sequence ATGGCTGATCGCCTGCCCGTCACCGTGCTGTCCGGTTTGCCCGGCGCCGGCAAGACTACGCTGCTGAACCACCTGCTCGCGCATGGCGCCGGCGGGCGGGTCGGCGTGCTGGTCTGCGGCGCGCAGCACGGGCAAGCGCTGGCTGCGCTGCCGCCCGGTTGCGAGGCCACGCTGCTGCCGTCGGGCGAGCCGCTGCTCGCCGAAGCCGCCAGGCTGGCCGCCACGGACCGTTTCGACGCGCTGCTGGTCGAGGCCGACGGCCTGGACGAGCCGCTGGCGATTGCCGAAGGCTTCCTGTTCGAGGCCGAGCATGGCGCGGGGCCCGACGCGGCCGTGCAGCCCGATACGCTGGTGACCGTGGTCGATGCCGCTACCGTGCTGCGCGACCTCAACGAAGCCGAGTTCCTCGCCGACCGCGGCCTGGCGCAGGACCAGGACGACGACCGCACCGTGGCCGAAGTGCTGGTGGCGCAGATCGAAGGCTGCGACGTGATCGTGCTGAACAAGGCCGACCTCGTCGGCGCCGCCGAGCTGGCGCGGCTGCGCGCGGCGCTGCAGGCGCTGAACCCGCGCGCCGACATCGTCGCGGCCAGCTTCGGCAAGGTGCCGCCCGGCCGCGTGCAGGGCACCGGCCGCTTTGATTTCGAAGCCGCCGCCGAAGGCGCCGGCTGGCTCGCCGCGCTGCGTGGCGAGGCGCCCGCGGCGGATGCCGCCAGCGGCGTGTCCACGCTGGTCTACCGCCGCCGCCGCCCGTTCCACCCGCAACGCTTCGCCGACCTGATCCATACCGAATGGCTGCGCGAGCATGGCAGCGTGCTGCGCTCCAAAGGCCTGTTCTGGCTGGCAAGCCGCATGGAAACCGCGGGCGACTGGAACCAGTCCGGCGGCGTCTGCCGCCATGGCGGCGCCGGTGCCTGGTGGGCGGCGCTGGACCCGGCCGAATGGCCGGTAGATGCCGCCGAGCGTGCGGAGGTGGAAGCCGACATGCAAGACGCCGGCGCCCCGGCGCCGTTCGGCGACCGCCGCCAGGAACTGGTGCTGATCGGCCTGGACCTCGACCACGCCGCGCTGCAGGCCCGTCTCGACGCCTGCCTGCTGAGCGATGCCGAGATGGCCGCCGGCGTGGAGGCCTGGGCCGCGTATCCGGACCCGTTCCCCGCCTGGGTCGATGACTTCGACGACGACCACGACCATGGCCACGATCACAGCCATGGCGATGACTGCGATTGCGGCGATCCCGGCCACGATCACGGTCACCAGGGCCGCAATCCCCATGCGCACTGA
- the dksA gene encoding RNA polymerase-binding protein DksA, whose amino-acid sequence MSSNKLLTEAEILKMSDKDYMNEAQLAFFKHRLEQLRDEILKNADQTTEHLRETVIVPDPADRATIEEEHALELRTRDRERKLLKKVEQSLQRIESGDYGWCEETGEPIGVPRLLARPTATLSLEAQQRRELRQKLFGD is encoded by the coding sequence ATGAGCAGCAACAAACTTCTGACTGAAGCTGAAATCCTGAAGATGAGCGACAAGGATTACATGAACGAAGCGCAGCTCGCTTTCTTCAAGCACCGCCTTGAACAGCTGCGCGACGAAATCCTGAAGAACGCTGACCAGACCACGGAACACCTGCGCGAAACCGTGATCGTGCCGGATCCGGCCGACCGCGCCACCATCGAGGAAGAACACGCGCTGGAACTGCGCACGCGCGACCGCGAGCGCAAGCTGCTGAAGAAGGTCGAACAGTCGCTGCAGCGCATCGAGTCCGGCGACTACGGCTGGTGCGAAGAAACCGGCGAGCCGATCGGCGTGCCGCGCCTGCTGGCGCGCCCCACCGCGACGCTGTCGCTGGAAGCGCAGCAACGCCGCGAACTGCGCCAGAAGCTGTTCGGCGACTGA
- a CDS encoding CobW family GTP-binding protein → MSKLIPVTILTGFLGSGKTTLLKRILNEQHGMKIAVIENEFGEENIDNEILVQDGREQIVQMSNGCICCTIRGDLVQALSTLLTRRDAGEIGFDRVVIETTGVANPGPVAQTFFMDEEIASRYLLDAVITLVDAKHAHLQLDKQEEAQRQVGFADAIFITKSDLVGEADVAELRHRLLHMNPRAPIRLVNFGEAPIDSIFDLRGFNLNAKLEIDPEFLRAEEHDHDHAHDHDHEHGDHCGADCGHDHDHGHGHVHDHHHHHHHTDRIASFVFRSDKPFHYGKLEEFLSGILAVYGEKLLRYKGVLYMEGVDRKVVFQGVHQLMGSDIGAKWEDETPGTRMVFIGVDLPRDAILKGLENCLA, encoded by the coding sequence ATGTCCAAACTGATTCCGGTCACGATCCTGACCGGCTTCCTCGGCAGCGGCAAGACCACCCTGCTCAAGCGCATCCTGAACGAGCAGCACGGCATGAAGATCGCCGTGATCGAGAACGAGTTCGGCGAAGAGAACATCGACAACGAGATCCTGGTGCAGGACGGCCGCGAGCAGATCGTGCAGATGAGCAACGGCTGCATCTGCTGCACCATCCGCGGCGACCTGGTGCAGGCGCTGTCGACGCTGCTGACGCGCCGCGACGCCGGCGAGATCGGGTTCGACCGCGTGGTGATCGAGACCACCGGCGTGGCCAACCCGGGCCCGGTGGCGCAGACCTTCTTCATGGATGAAGAGATCGCCTCGCGCTACCTGCTCGATGCGGTGATCACGCTGGTCGACGCCAAGCACGCCCACCTGCAGCTCGACAAGCAGGAAGAGGCGCAGCGCCAGGTCGGCTTTGCCGACGCCATCTTCATCACCAAGTCCGACCTGGTCGGCGAAGCCGACGTGGCCGAGCTGCGCCACCGCCTGCTGCATATGAACCCGCGCGCGCCGATCCGCCTGGTCAATTTCGGCGAGGCCCCGATCGACAGCATCTTCGACCTGCGCGGCTTCAACCTGAACGCCAAGCTCGAGATCGACCCGGAATTCCTGCGCGCCGAGGAACACGACCACGATCACGCGCACGATCACGACCATGAGCACGGCGACCATTGCGGCGCCGACTGCGGCCACGATCACGATCATGGCCACGGCCACGTGCATGATCACCATCACCACCACCACCATACCGACCGCATCGCGTCGTTCGTCTTCCGCAGCGACAAGCCGTTCCACTACGGCAAGCTGGAAGAATTCCTGTCCGGCATCCTGGCTGTCTACGGGGAAAAACTGTTGCGCTACAAGGGCGTACTATATATGGAGGGGGTGGACCGCAAAGTGGTGTTCCAGGGCGTTCACCAGCTGATGGGCAGCGACATCGGTGCCAAGTGGGAAGACGAGACCCCGGGCACGCGCATGGTGTTCATCGGCGTGGACCTGCCCCGCGACGCCATCCTCAAGGGCCTGGAAAACTGCCTGGCCTGA
- a CDS encoding Fur family transcriptional regulator gives MTRPSPDRPALAPEPAIPTPAALEAAHERLRRLGARVTQPRLCILACLIGSDAALTHQAVIDRLPQAGETIDRVTVYRVLDWLVDQGVAQKRAGNDRVFRFSLVEHEAARAQEHRQHSHFHCTRCDRTFCLDDAAAPAQPAAPRVPSGFAIEHVELTVNGVCAECGKRTRAAH, from the coding sequence ATGACCCGTCCCAGTCCGGACCGGCCGGCCCTGGCGCCGGAACCGGCAATCCCGACCCCGGCGGCCCTGGAGGCCGCCCATGAACGCCTGCGCCGGCTGGGCGCGCGCGTGACCCAGCCGCGGCTGTGCATCCTGGCCTGCCTGATCGGCAGCGACGCGGCGCTGACGCACCAGGCCGTGATCGACCGGCTGCCGCAGGCCGGCGAGACCATCGACCGCGTCACCGTCTACCGCGTGCTGGACTGGCTGGTGGACCAGGGTGTGGCGCAGAAGCGCGCCGGCAACGACCGCGTGTTCCGCTTTAGCCTGGTCGAGCACGAGGCCGCGCGCGCGCAGGAGCATCGCCAGCACAGCCATTTCCACTGCACCCGCTGCGACCGCACCTTCTGCCTGGACGATGCCGCCGCCCCGGCGCAGCCGGCCGCGCCGCGCGTGCCCAGCGGCTTTGCCATCGAACATGTCGAACTGACCGTGAACGGCGTCTGCGCCGAATGCGGCAAGCGTACGCGCGCCGCCCACTGA
- a CDS encoding alpha/beta fold hydrolase translates to MLNDASALLFPNFEPFRQQVGEVEIAGVRGGSGPPLLLLHGHPQSHLIWHRVAPALADHFTVIATDLRGYGSSAAPPGNAGHERYSKRTMAQDQVALMAALGFQRFALCGHDRGARVSHRLCLDHPDAVSRAMLLDIAPTLAMYERTSMAFAAAYWHWFFLIQPAPFPETLINAEPDFYIQKLMGLRHAGLSAFAPDAMAAYTAAMRDPARVHAMCEDYRAAATIDLEHDRAERDAGRRLALPLRVLWGEHGVVARCFEPLALWQEVAADVSGRALPCGHYIPEEAPEPLLEEMLGFFR, encoded by the coding sequence ATGCTGAACGACGCGAGCGCGCTGCTGTTCCCGAATTTCGAACCGTTCCGGCAGCAGGTCGGCGAGGTCGAGATCGCCGGGGTGCGGGGCGGCTCGGGGCCGCCGCTGCTGCTGTTGCACGGCCACCCGCAAAGCCACCTGATCTGGCACCGGGTGGCGCCCGCGCTGGCCGACCACTTCACCGTGATCGCCACCGACCTGCGCGGCTACGGCAGCAGCGCCGCGCCGCCCGGCAATGCCGGCCACGAGCGCTACAGCAAGCGCACCATGGCGCAGGACCAGGTGGCGCTGATGGCGGCGCTCGGATTCCAGCGCTTTGCGCTGTGCGGCCACGACCGCGGCGCGCGCGTCTCGCACCGGCTCTGCCTGGACCATCCCGACGCGGTCAGCCGCGCCATGCTGCTCGACATCGCGCCGACGCTGGCCATGTACGAGCGCACCAGCATGGCCTTTGCCGCCGCCTACTGGCACTGGTTCTTCCTGATCCAGCCGGCGCCGTTCCCAGAGACGCTGATCAACGCCGAGCCGGATTTCTACATCCAGAAGCTGATGGGGCTGCGCCACGCCGGCCTGTCTGCGTTCGCGCCCGACGCCATGGCCGCCTACACCGCGGCGATGCGCGACCCGGCGCGCGTGCACGCCATGTGCGAGGACTACCGCGCCGCCGCCACCATCGACCTCGAGCACGACCGCGCCGAGCGCGACGCCGGGCGCCGCCTGGCGCTGCCGCTGCGTGTGCTGTGGGGCGAGCACGGCGTGGTGGCGCGCTGCTTCGAGCCGCTGGCGCTGTGGCAGGAAGTAGCCGCCGACGTGAGCGGTCGCGCGCTGCCCTGCGGCCATTACATCCCAGAGGAAGCCCCCGAGCCGCTGCTCGAGGAAATGCTCGGTTTCTTCCGCTAG
- a CDS encoding tripartite tricarboxylate transporter substrate-binding protein, whose product MKRVAKMVAAAMAVSAMGVSTGAYAQEYPGSKPVTAVVPFAAGGPTDKVSRELTMIMSKHLGATIVIENLGGAGGTIGAKKVVQAKNDGHTVLIHHIGMSTAPALYRNLGFDPLKDFEMVGEIADVPMVLVGNKSLPPNTFKELLPYIKANASKLSLANAGISSASHLCGLLFQSAIQTELTTVPYKGTAPALTDILGGQVNLMCDQTTNIAGQLKAGALKPYAAMQSRRVEAFKDIPTAAEQGLPGVEVKIWHAMYAPKGTPKPVIDKLSAALQKSVADPAFRAKMAELGAEAVPAQRATPDSLRTFLGAEINKWTPVIRKAGVYAD is encoded by the coding sequence ATGAAACGAGTGGCAAAGATGGTCGCGGCCGCTATGGCAGTCAGCGCGATGGGTGTGTCGACGGGCGCGTACGCCCAGGAATATCCCGGCAGCAAGCCGGTGACGGCGGTGGTGCCGTTTGCCGCGGGCGGCCCGACCGACAAGGTCTCGCGCGAACTGACCATGATCATGTCCAAGCACCTGGGCGCGACCATCGTGATCGAGAACCTCGGCGGTGCCGGCGGCACCATCGGCGCCAAGAAGGTGGTCCAGGCCAAAAACGATGGCCACACCGTGCTGATCCACCATATCGGCATGTCCACGGCCCCGGCGCTGTATCGCAACCTCGGCTTCGATCCGCTCAAGGACTTTGAAATGGTCGGCGAGATCGCCGACGTGCCGATGGTGCTGGTGGGCAACAAGTCGCTGCCGCCCAACACCTTCAAGGAGCTGCTGCCGTATATCAAGGCCAACGCCAGCAAGCTGTCGCTGGCCAATGCCGGCATCAGCTCGGCCTCGCACCTGTGCGGCCTGCTGTTCCAGAGCGCGATCCAGACCGAGCTGACCACGGTGCCGTACAAGGGCACCGCGCCGGCGCTGACCGACATCCTGGGTGGCCAGGTCAACCTGATGTGCGACCAGACCACCAATATCGCCGGCCAGCTCAAGGCGGGCGCGCTCAAGCCGTATGCGGCCATGCAGTCGCGCCGCGTGGAAGCCTTCAAGGACATCCCGACCGCCGCCGAGCAGGGCCTGCCGGGCGTCGAAGTCAAGATCTGGCACGCCATGTACGCGCCCAAGGGCACGCCCAAGCCGGTGATCGACAAGCTGTCGGCCGCGCTGCAGAAGTCGGTGGCCGACCCGGCCTTCCGCGCCAAGATGGCCGAGCTGGGCGCCGAGGCCGTGCCCGCGCAGCGCGCCACGCCGGATTCGCTGCGTACCTTCCTGGGCGCCGAGATCAACAAGTGGACCCCGGTGATCAGGAAGGCCGGCGTTTATGCGGACTGA
- the hslV gene encoding ATP-dependent protease subunit HslV — MEQYHGTTIVSVRRGNQVALGGDGQVTLGNIVMKGTARKVRRIYNGKVLVGFAGSTADAFSLLDRFEAKLEKYQGNLTRAAVDLAKDWRSDRALRRLEAMLITADRDTTLVITGNGDVLDPEGGIAAIGSGGAYAQSAAKALMENTEMAPKDVVEKALTIAGELCIYTNTNFVIETLE, encoded by the coding sequence ATGGAACAGTATCACGGCACTACCATCGTCAGCGTCCGCCGCGGCAATCAGGTCGCGCTGGGCGGTGATGGTCAGGTCACGCTCGGCAATATCGTGATGAAGGGCACCGCGCGCAAGGTGCGCCGCATCTACAACGGCAAGGTGCTGGTCGGGTTTGCCGGCAGCACCGCCGACGCCTTCTCGCTGCTGGACCGCTTCGAGGCCAAGCTGGAGAAATACCAGGGCAACCTGACCCGCGCCGCGGTCGACCTCGCCAAGGACTGGCGTTCTGACCGCGCGCTGCGCCGGCTGGAGGCCATGCTGATCACCGCCGACCGCGACACCACGCTGGTCATCACCGGCAACGGCGACGTGCTCGATCCCGAAGGCGGCATCGCCGCGATCGGGTCGGGCGGCGCGTATGCGCAGTCGGCGGCCAAGGCGCTGATGGAGAACACCGAGATGGCGCCGAAGGACGTGGTCGAGAAGGCGCTGACCATCGCCGGCGAGCTCTGCATCTACACCAACACCAATTTCGTCATCGAGACGCTGGAATAA
- the hslU gene encoding ATP-dependent protease ATPase subunit HslU has protein sequence MSHTMTPSEIVSELDKHIIGQNKAKKAVAVALRNRWRRQQVAEPLRQEITPKNILMIGPTGVGKTEIARRLAKLADAPFIKIEATKFTEVGYVGRDVDTIVRDLAEMAIKQTRESEMKKVRTKAEDAAEDRLLDVLLPPPRDIGFSQPEEKDSNTRQVFRKKLREGQLDDKDIELEVSAGMPSMDIMGPPGMEDMTEQIRSMFAGLGQGKKARRKMKVKEAFKLLIDEEAAKLVNDEELKHKAIANVEQNGIVFLDEIDKIASRSDIGGGEVSRQGVQRDLLPLVEGTTVNTKYGMIKTDHILFIASGAFHLSKPSDLIPELQGRFPIRVELESLSVQDFEAILTQTDASLTKQYQALLNTEEVNLVFAPDGIRRLAEIAFSVNEKVENIGARRLYTVMERLLEDLSFHATKSSGETVTIDAAYVEERLGDLAGNEDLSRYVL, from the coding sequence ATGTCGCATACCATGACCCCGTCGGAAATCGTTTCCGAACTCGACAAGCACATCATCGGCCAGAACAAGGCCAAGAAGGCCGTGGCGGTGGCGCTGCGCAACCGCTGGCGCCGCCAGCAGGTGGCCGAGCCGCTGCGCCAGGAAATCACCCCCAAGAACATCCTGATGATCGGGCCGACCGGCGTCGGCAAGACCGAGATCGCGCGCCGCCTGGCCAAGCTGGCCGACGCGCCCTTCATCAAGATCGAGGCGACCAAGTTCACCGAGGTGGGCTATGTCGGCCGCGACGTCGACACCATCGTGCGCGACCTCGCCGAGATGGCGATCAAGCAGACGCGCGAATCCGAGATGAAGAAGGTGCGCACCAAGGCCGAGGACGCCGCCGAGGACCGGCTGCTCGACGTGCTGCTGCCGCCGCCGCGCGATATCGGCTTCTCGCAGCCGGAAGAGAAGGACTCCAACACGCGCCAGGTGTTCCGCAAGAAGCTGCGCGAAGGCCAGCTCGACGACAAGGACATCGAGCTCGAGGTCTCCGCCGGCATGCCGAGCATGGACATCATGGGCCCGCCGGGCATGGAAGACATGACCGAGCAGATCCGCTCGATGTTCGCCGGCCTGGGCCAGGGCAAGAAGGCGCGCCGCAAGATGAAGGTCAAGGAAGCGTTCAAGCTGCTGATCGACGAAGAGGCCGCCAAGCTGGTCAACGACGAGGAACTCAAGCACAAGGCCATCGCCAACGTCGAGCAGAACGGCATCGTGTTCCTGGACGAGATCGACAAGATCGCCAGCCGCAGCGATATCGGCGGCGGCGAGGTGTCGCGCCAGGGCGTGCAGCGCGACCTGCTGCCGCTGGTCGAGGGCACCACGGTGAACACCAAGTACGGCATGATCAAGACCGACCATATCCTGTTCATTGCCTCGGGCGCGTTCCACCTGTCCAAGCCGAGCGACCTGATCCCCGAGCTGCAGGGCCGCTTCCCGATCCGCGTCGAACTGGAATCGCTGTCGGTGCAGGACTTCGAGGCCATCCTGACGCAGACCGATGCCAGCCTGACCAAGCAGTACCAGGCGCTGCTGAACACCGAAGAGGTCAACCTGGTGTTCGCGCCGGACGGCATCCGCCGGCTCGCCGAGATCGCGTTCTCGGTCAACGAGAAGGTCGAGAACATCGGCGCGCGCCGGCTTTATACGGTGATGGAGCGGCTGCTGGAAGACCTGTCGTTCCACGCCACCAAGTCGTCCGGCGAGACCGTGACGATCGATGCGGCGTATGTCGAGGAACGCCTGGGCGACCTCGCCGGCAACGAGGACCTGTCGCGCTACGTGCTGTAA
- a CDS encoding response regulator transcription factor, translating into MTEPLTPVPEATAPAGTPFLVIDDDEVFAGTLARALTRRGYAVAVAHDGRTALALAARTDFAYVTLDLHLEPPPAAGSTAPAESGLQLVAPLRQALPDARILILTGYASIATAVAAVKQGADEYLAKPANVDSILTALMAGVSEDAAQAALEEPVPLSVARLEWEHIQRVLAEHGGNISATARALNMHRRTLQRKLGKRPVSR; encoded by the coding sequence ATGACCGAACCCCTTACCCCGGTACCCGAAGCCACCGCACCGGCCGGCACGCCCTTCCTGGTGATCGACGACGACGAAGTCTTTGCCGGCACGCTGGCGCGCGCGCTGACGCGCCGCGGCTATGCCGTGGCAGTGGCGCACGATGGCCGCACCGCGCTGGCGCTGGCGGCGCGCACCGACTTTGCCTACGTCACGCTGGACCTGCACCTGGAGCCGCCGCCCGCAGCCGGCAGCACCGCGCCCGCCGAGTCCGGGCTGCAACTTGTGGCGCCGCTGCGGCAGGCCCTGCCCGACGCGCGCATCCTGATCCTGACCGGCTACGCCAGCATCGCCACCGCGGTGGCGGCGGTCAAGCAGGGCGCCGACGAATACCTGGCCAAGCCGGCCAATGTCGACTCGATCCTGACCGCGCTGATGGCGGGCGTGTCGGAAGACGCGGCGCAGGCCGCGCTGGAAGAACCGGTGCCGCTGTCGGTGGCGCGGCTCGAGTGGGAGCATATCCAGCGCGTGCTGGCCGAGCACGGCGGCAATATCTCCGCGACCGCGCGCGCGCTGAACATGCACCGGCGCACCTTGCAGCGCAAGCTGGGCAAGCGGCCGGTATCACGCTGA
- a CDS encoding ATP-binding protein has product MRPAPAMTRLPDFPFLSPLPAGSSARHGQVTLRRLFWLRWALLGGQALTVLVCEPIAGIRLPYTPLLVVLGLQALFNLLTGLRLRQHTRRNSAPGEAELMGQLLVDLTALSAILFYTGGATNPFVSFYLPGLAIAAAILPWRQVIALALYALACYTVLLIEYVPLDLHNPDNAVTYHLAGMWLNFVASAVMIALFVARLSGVLRQREAQLNLAREQLLREARVEDLNGQAAAVAHEIGTPLATLAVIAGELRADASDAGRGAAAISGYLADLQTMEQQLALCRSTLARLREDPATLAPQRIDGWLPAFAERWQLRHPNASLQAVATPGAGAQSVETARVGQILTILLDNAARSQQAAGRGAQPLQLQIAMAPGNTAPWLSFRVADHGDGIPEALRGQLGETPVASQHGGQGIGLYLAQSAARQMGGELAWHDRPGGGTVAELRLPALSTLSTSAAAAATVPSAL; this is encoded by the coding sequence ATGCGCCCCGCCCCAGCCATGACCCGCCTGCCTGACTTCCCGTTCCTGTCGCCCCTGCCGGCCGGCAGTTCGGCACGCCATGGCCAGGTGACGCTGCGCCGCCTGTTCTGGCTGCGCTGGGCGCTGCTGGGCGGACAGGCGCTGACCGTGCTGGTGTGCGAGCCGATCGCCGGCATCCGCCTGCCCTACACGCCGCTGCTGGTGGTGCTGGGGCTGCAGGCGCTGTTCAACCTGCTCACCGGCCTGCGGCTGCGCCAGCACACGCGGCGCAACAGTGCGCCCGGCGAGGCCGAGCTGATGGGCCAGCTGCTGGTCGACCTGACCGCGCTGTCGGCGATCCTGTTCTACACCGGCGGCGCCACCAACCCGTTCGTCTCGTTTTACCTGCCGGGGCTGGCCATCGCCGCGGCCATCCTGCCGTGGCGCCAGGTGATTGCGCTGGCGCTGTACGCGCTGGCCTGCTACACGGTGCTGCTGATCGAATACGTGCCGCTGGACCTGCACAACCCGGACAACGCGGTGACCTACCACCTGGCCGGCATGTGGCTGAACTTTGTCGCCAGCGCGGTGATGATCGCGCTGTTCGTCGCGCGCCTGTCGGGCGTGCTGCGCCAGCGCGAGGCGCAGCTGAACCTGGCGCGCGAACAGCTGCTGCGCGAAGCGCGCGTCGAAGACCTGAACGGCCAGGCCGCCGCGGTCGCGCATGAAATCGGCACGCCGCTGGCGACGCTGGCGGTGATTGCCGGCGAGCTGCGCGCCGATGCCTCCGACGCCGGCCGCGGCGCCGCCGCGATCAGCGGCTACCTGGCCGACCTGCAGACCATGGAGCAGCAGCTGGCGCTGTGCCGTTCGACCCTGGCGCGGCTGCGCGAAGACCCGGCCACGCTGGCGCCGCAGCGCATCGACGGCTGGCTGCCGGCCTTTGCCGAGCGCTGGCAGCTGCGCCATCCCAATGCCAGCCTGCAGGCCGTGGCCACGCCGGGCGCCGGCGCGCAGTCGGTGGAAACCGCGCGCGTGGGCCAGATCCTGACCATCCTGCTCGACAACGCCGCGCGCAGCCAGCAGGCCGCCGGCCGCGGCGCGCAGCCGCTGCAGCTGCAGATCGCCATGGCGCCGGGCAACACCGCGCCGTGGCTGTCGTTCCGCGTCGCCGACCACGGCGACGGCATTCCCGAAGCGCTGCGCGGCCAGCTCGGCGAGACCCCGGTAGCCAGCCAGCACGGCGGCCAGGGCATCGGGCTGTACCTGGCGCAAAGCGCCGCCCGGCAGATGGGCGGCGAACTCGCCTGGCATGACCGCCCCGGAGGCGGCACCGTCGCCGAACTGCGCCTGCCCGCGCTCTCCACGCTTTCCACCTCGGCGGCTGCCGCCGCCACCGTGCCCTCTGCCTTATGA
- a CDS encoding copper chaperone PCu(A)C: MQAKFRPATLAASFALAATLASGAALAQVDVSNAWVRGTVPTQTASGAFMVLHAHQDAKLVGVSSPVAAAELHEMKMEGNVMRMRQIKSLDLPKMQNVELKPGGYHVMLMDLKAQLKPGDTVPITLKIEQGGKVIEQKLTAEVRSMVPAAAGGHAGHGDHKH; the protein is encoded by the coding sequence ATGCAAGCCAAATTCCGCCCGGCCACGCTGGCCGCTTCCTTCGCCCTGGCCGCCACGCTGGCATCGGGCGCCGCGCTGGCCCAGGTCGATGTCAGCAACGCCTGGGTGCGCGGCACGGTGCCGACTCAGACCGCTTCCGGCGCTTTCATGGTGCTGCACGCGCACCAGGACGCGAAGCTGGTCGGCGTGTCGTCGCCGGTGGCGGCGGCCGAGCTGCACGAGATGAAGATGGAAGGCAACGTGATGCGCATGCGCCAGATCAAGTCGCTGGACCTGCCGAAAATGCAGAACGTCGAACTGAAGCCGGGCGGCTACCACGTGATGCTGATGGACCTGAAGGCCCAGCTCAAGCCCGGCGATACCGTGCCTATCACGCTGAAGATCGAGCAGGGCGGCAAGGTGATCGAGCAGAAGCTCACGGCCGAAGTGCGCAGCATGGTGCCGGCCGCCGCCGGCGGTCATGCCGGCCACGGCGACCACAAGCACTGA
- a CDS encoding LysR family transcriptional regulator, translated as MNSLRGIDLNLLVVLEALLAERHISRAALRLHLSQPAVSHALGRLRQLLDDPILVRGKGGLVLSARAHELSGPLAEALAQVRILLGPSGFQPATARRSFRLAMSDYGALVVLPRLLRAVRKAAPNIDLVVSQASREGMTAQVADGEIDMALGVFSHQPEGVQSAELFRESYACAVDAATVRDTGRLDQVAYLARSHVLVATHSERMDAIDTAVARLGGRRKIACVVPHWSVAPALIAGTNLVLTTARRSLAALEDDPRYAVFAPPFALEDFTFSMIWHERTEADPAHAWLRERVLAAASSPEADEPISLRG; from the coding sequence ATGAATAGCCTACGCGGAATCGACCTCAACCTGCTGGTGGTGCTGGAAGCGCTGCTGGCGGAGCGCCATATCTCCCGCGCCGCGCTGCGGCTGCACCTGAGCCAGCCGGCGGTCAGCCATGCGCTCGGGCGGCTGCGGCAGCTGCTGGATGACCCGATCCTGGTGCGCGGCAAGGGCGGGCTGGTGCTGAGCGCGCGCGCGCACGAGCTGTCGGGCCCGCTGGCCGAGGCGCTGGCACAGGTGCGCATCCTGCTGGGGCCGAGCGGCTTCCAGCCGGCCACCGCGCGGCGCAGCTTCCGGCTGGCGATGTCCGACTACGGCGCGCTGGTGGTGCTGCCGCGGCTGCTGCGCGCGGTGCGCAAGGCCGCGCCCAATATCGACCTGGTGGTGTCGCAGGCCAGCCGCGAGGGCATGACCGCGCAGGTGGCCGATGGCGAGATCGACATGGCGCTGGGGGTGTTCAGCCACCAGCCCGAAGGCGTGCAATCGGCCGAGCTGTTCCGCGAAAGCTATGCCTGCGCGGTCGATGCCGCCACCGTGCGCGATACCGGCCGGCTCGACCAAGTGGCCTACCTGGCGCGCTCGCACGTGCTGGTCGCCACCCACAGCGAACGCATGGATGCGATCGACACGGCAGTGGCCAGGCTGGGGGGCCGGCGCAAGATCGCCTGCGTGGTGCCGCACTGGAGCGTGGCGCCGGCGCTGATCGCCGGGACCAACCTGGTGCTGACCACCGCGCGGCGCAGCCTGGCCGCGCTCGAGGACGACCCGCGCTACGCCGTGTTCGCGCCGCCGTTCGCGCTGGAAGACTTCACCTTCAGCATGATCTGGCATGAACGCACCGAGGCCGACCCCGCCCACGCCTGGCTGCGCGAGCGCGTGCTGGCGGCGGCATCGAGCCCGGAAGCAGACGAGCCGATCAGCCTGCGCGGCTGA